GAGGAGTTTCCCTGCACCTCGTGCATGCCCGACACCACATCCACCGACATTGCCTATAATATGTGGCAGGTCGAGGTGAACGCCATCAGCAAACTGAATCGATGGAGCCTGCTCGAATTGGGGTACTATTACAGCCCCTACCGCGTATCGACCGAATCTTTCTACTCCCGGGAGTTCCGGCAGGAAGTAGCCGGTTCAACATCGCGCTACTACATCGGCTCCACCTGGTCTGCTGCCTGGATGTTTGATTTTTCCCTGCCCGACCGGCACGGCGATATCGCACCGCTCGGCTGGCGCGGCTTGATCCGGTACCGGTATGAGCCCAGCGAACTGCTCGATTCCTACGATATCCGGGACGGGACACTCATCCCCGTTTACGACAACTTCAACAACCATTCTGTTGAAATTGACCTGCGTGCCGGCACGGTGCTGCGGCAACAGCGCCTGAGTCTGCGCACCCGGTTCTTCAGCTATTTCGAAGGGCCTGACGAATTTTTCTATCTGGATTATATCGGCGGCATGATCGGCATGCGCAGTTATCCGTACTTTGCACTGGGCGGAACAACAACCGCGTTTACCCAGCTCTCCTGGTTTGTACCGCTTAAAACCGATATCTATCAGCAAATGGGGCGTTTTACCCTCGACAAAGTATTCCTGCGCCTGTTTGCCGAAGCCGGAAACGGCTGGGGCGGCCCCATTGACATCGACCGGAGAATCAAAACCGGGGCCGGTGCAGAGCTGCGAATCGGGATGAATTCCTACTACTTCTTCCCAACCAGTTTTTTTATCAGCGGCGCCTACGGATTCAATTCGTATGATATCCAGCTTCCCGAAGCATTCCTTACGGAAGTTCCCGACGGGAGAGTTGATTATGGGAACCAATTACTAATAAATTTCGGCATTCTGTTTGATTTCGAGTTCTGAAGCATGGCGACACGGTATCAACGGCATCTTGCCCGATCGGCACGGCAGGTACAGCATTTTGAACCACCGGTTGCCGGCCCGCCCGATTCGCCGGTTCGCTGCATCAGTACAAAATCGCATTGCCGCTTCACCTGAACATCGCATCATCCCGTTACCGGTCTGCAGGATAGCCGGTATTACCGCATCAAATTAACCTGAACGCCTGTTATGATCCGTTTCGGCTTTAATATCTCCGCTTTTGTATCTGCCGCCCTGATGGCGCTTTCAATAATCGGCCTGTCTGCGGCCGGCGCAACCGGAACGGTGCCCGGCGCTCCCACATCCGCCATACAGCCCGAACAAGGCGCTGAATCCGGCTCATTGTCGATTGCGGACCTTCGCTCGAGACCCATCCTCCCGGGACCCCGCCACGTTTCACTGCGCGATAGCGACAACGGCTGGAATTCCGGGTTCATGGCATCGATCAGCAATTCCCCCGGCTACGCATTCCTGGCTTCTGCGGCACTACCCGGCCTGGGGCAGGCAGCCAACCGCCAGTGGTGGAAAACAGCCGTGTTTGTCACGGTTGAGGCCACTGCAATCGGTTTGTACCTCCACCGCCGCGACCGCGGACGTGACGGCGAGCGTTATTATGAATCTTACGGTGACGAGCACTGGAGTGTGGTGAAGTACGCACAGTATGTCGTCGAAAACCACCGGCACGAGCATGGCACCGACTTCGAGGATCTGCTGAACGAAGGGGTCGAGTATGATCCGGATCTGCCGTGGGGCGGCATTGAACCCGCCTTCGATACCGATATCGACTGGGCCGTGATCGACCGTGAAGCACTGAATGCAGCCGAACGCCGTAGCCTCTACGCGAACGGCCGCCCTTTTTCCCATACGGTAGAGCCGTACGGCGGCCAGCAATATTATGAATTGATGAGCAAATACTATCAATTCGGGCCCGGATGGAGGCAGTGGGAAACCGGTGTGCATAACATTGACGAGCAGCGGATGCCTGAGGATTTTTTATACCATGCCCAGATCGGATACGATTTCAACGATGACCTGAACGTGGCCCGAAACATGCTCACCATACTGCTGGCAAACCATTTTATCGCCGCTTTCGACGCCTATTTCACCCAGCAGCTCCGCAGAGCCAGGGTACAGCCCACCGCATCCATGGATTACGGGGTGCGCCCAACAATTGGCTTTGAATACCGTTTTTAAGAAAAATACCTCCGCCGATGAAAAAAGCCCTCTCGTTCATTTTTCATTTTTTTACCGACCGCAAACTCTATTACCTGCTGGGTGGCCTGATACTGTTTGGCGGTATCTCCCTGATTGCCATGGATCGCTACATCATGCCCGCCTACACCAATTATCAGGACGGCATCACGGTTCCCGACGTCAGCCGGATGCCGCTGGAACAGGCCGCCTTGATGCTGGAAGAACGGGGTCTCCGCCACGAACTGGCCGCCAAGCGTTCCAACGAGGCTTTCCCACCCGATTTTGTAATCGACCAGACTCCCGCCGCCGGGATGATCGTCAAACCGAACCGCAAGGTGTACATCACGGTCAATGCCACCTCCACACCGACCGTAGTGGTCCCGGAAGTTGAAAACCTCTCCCTGAGAAACGCCACCATTCAGCTTGAAAACTCCGGGCTTCAGGTGGGCAACATCACCTACGAATCCTCCCGTTTTCGCAACAGTGTACTGCGTCAGTCGATTCCGTCGGGCCGGAGAGTTGACCAGAACACCACGGTGGATATTGTGGTCGGCGACGGCTTGGGCACCGCCATGGTCTCGATTCCGGACATTTCCAACATGCACCTGACCGAAGCCCAGAATGTTCTGCGCGAAGCCGGTTTGCGGGTTGGTTCCATCCATTTTGAACCCACGGCAGCCGTACAACCCAACACCGTGCTGCGATACGACCCCGACGACCAGCCGGCCGTTTACGAGGGTACCGCGATCGACCTGGTGGTTTCGGTGAGCCCCGGCGAAGAGGAAGAAGAGGAAACCGGTCCGATTATCATCGAAGATTCGGCACCCGACACTACCGGAGATCCCGACAGCTCCGACGGCCGGGAGTAACCCGCACAGAGGTTACAAACCGACGGGACAATTTCCAATAAATAGCCTATTTTACAGCCGCTCACTGATTCTCTCACATAGAATTAACCGACATGCTGCGCAGTTCGCCCCCGATCATAGCCCCATCGCTTCTTGCGGCCAATTTCCGAAATCTGGAGAATGACATCAAACAGGCCGAGAACGGTGGCGCCGACTGGATTCATTGTGATGTTATGGATGGACATTTTGTGCCGAACATCAGCTTCGGACCGATGATCGTGGAGGCTGCCAGAGCCTGTACCAACGCTTTTCTGGATGTCCATCTGATGATTGAGGATCCCGAACGTTATATTCCCGCGTTTGCCAGGGCCGGTGCCGGACTCATCACAGTGCATATCGAAGCCTGTACCCATTTGCATCATACGCTTGAGCTTATACGGGAACATGGCTGCTATGCCGGAGTGGCCATCAATCCGGGCACGGCGTTAACCACGCTTCGGGCCGTTATAGAGGATGTCGACCTTGTTCTGTTGATGACCGTCGATCCCGGTTTCGGCGGCCAGCGATTTATTGAAATCAGTTACGACCGGCTTCGATCCCTTCATCTGATTCGTGAAGAGCTGAAGACGAAGTTCCTGATTCAGGTGGATGGCGGCGTTAATAGTAAAAATGCCGGCGACATTGCAGCTGCAGGTGCCGACGTTCTGGTGGCGGGAAGCAGCATCTTCAACAGCGACGATATTTCGGGACGTGTTGTCTCTCTCAGGAATGATGCGGCCTCCGGATATCGTTCTGATATTGTGTAAGTATCACCCTGAACCATAAAATCGAATCACCATCGCAACAACCGAAAAAAAAGCCGAAACGAAATCCATTTTCATTGATAATGTGGACCCCGTAGTTGTTCTCGGCCTGCAGGACCGCCTTCTGAATCAGATTGACGAGGCCTTTGGGGAATCGCGCCTTACAGTGCGCGGCAACGAAATAAAGGTGAGTGGTCCGCCGGAACAGTTTGAAGCCATCGAGGCTGTCATCAAGGAGCTTATCCGGCTGGCCCGCCGAAACGGGGCGGTCACCGAAAATGATCTGAGCACCTTGCTTGCGCTGCAGAAGAGTGACCGCATGCTGCGCAAAACTACCATCTCCCCGGAAGAAACGCTGCTGTATACCACAACCGGAACTCCGGTAACGGCCCGTACCGCCAATCAGAAAGAAATTGTCAAGGCTTGCAACAAAGACGATATCGTATTTGCGATCGGTCCGGCGGGAACCGGGAAAACCTATACTTCGGTAGCGCTGGCGGTACGCGCCCTCAAAGAGCGGCAGGTCAAGAAGATCGTGCTGGTGCGTCCCGCGGTCGAAGCGGGAGAGAGCCTCGGGTTTCTGCCCGGAAACCTGAAAGATAAAATCGACCCGTATCTGCGTCCGCTTTATGATGCTCTGGAAGAGATGCTCGACTACGACAAGCTGGAAATGAATCTCACGAAAAACATCATCGAGATCGCTCCGCTTGCCTACATGCGCGGCCGCACGCTCAACAATGCCTTTGTTATCCTTGATGAGGCGCAGAATGCCACCCAGACCCAGATGAAGATGTTCCTCACCCGTCTCGGGATTAACAGCAAGGCGATTATCACCGGCGACCTCACGCAGACCGACTTGCCGAAAAGCCAGCACTCCGGATTGCGTACCATTCAGCATATCCTGGAGTCCATCAAGGGCATTTCGTTTGTGTATCTGGATCAGACCGATGTTGTGCGGCACAAGCTGATTCGGGATATCATCAAGGCCTATGAACGGTATGAAGACCGCGAAGCAGGGGTTTCAGATCCGTCATCCCACCACACCGCCGCATCCGACCTTCCGAAACCGGATGCGTCATGATTACACCACTTTACCAGGGTACCTATTCGGTCGGCATGGACGGCAAGTTCATCCCCATCAGTCCCGATGATAAACCGAAACGGGGACACCTCAAGCTAGCCCTCAACCCGTTCCTCATCCGTGACGATTCGCTCACGGCGCTCATCGATGCCGGGATCGGATCGTTCGGCCCGGGCAATCAGTATGAAATGATGGTTGATAGCCTCGGCCGCCAGGGTGTCGAGCCGGAAGACATCCAGCATGTCTATTGCAGCCATCTGCATACCGATCATATCGGAGGTTTGCTTCACGAACGATTCGGAACCTACGAACTCACCTTTCCCAATGCCGCCATCTGGCTCTCGGGCCGGGAGTGGAAACGGTTCACCGAACGTGCCGAACAGAAGGGCCATGACGATACCGTTCGCTGGGCTCTCTATCTGGAGACTTACGGAGACCTTCGCTTTGTGGAGGATACGGCACCCGAACCGGATTCCATTACCATGACCACCATCGGCGGCCATACCGAGTTCCACCAGGCGATCCTGTTCGAAGGCCGCGACGAGAAGGCCATGATGCTTGGCGACGTGCTCGGGCGGCCCGTGGCCGTAAATCGAAAATTCGCCGCGAAATACGATTTCGACGGCAAACAAAGCCAGCAAATCCGGGATCACTATTTGCAAAAAGCACTCGAGGAAGAGTACCTTATCCTTACGTATCACAGTTACAACGGAGCGGTCATCGCTCTCAAGGATTTCGATCAAACCAAAGGATATCACATTGAGCACATCCCATCAGATTCCACCGGAAACCGCCGCCGATGAAATCGCGCAGATACTCCGGAAAAAGGGTATCGGCATACCGGATGCATCCGTCATTCTCGGATCGGGGCTCGGTAATTTCACACAGGTGCTGGACGACGCCGTAGTTGTGCCCTACAAACAGATTCCCGGCTTTCCAGCTACGAGTGTTGCCGGGCATGACGGAGCGCTTCACTTCGGGCGGATCGGCGACCGAAACGTACTGGTGTGGTCGGGCCGATTCCATTTTTATGAGGGACATCCTTTTGAACGGACCATCCTGCCGGTTCAGGTGGCCCATGCCCTCGGCTGCCGGTCACTGATTGTAACCAACGCGGCTGGCGGTATCAATGACCGGTTTCAGGTCGGCGACCTGATGCTCATCGATGACATTATCACGCTCATGGTTTCAGTAAGCCCCTGGCGTAATAAGCTTTACAAGCGATACTCCAATGATGGGACGGTAGAGAGTGTAATTCGGATGGCTGCACGCGCCGGCATTCCGGTCACCCGCGGATGCTATCTGTTTGCCAAAGGGCCCACGTACGAGACCAAAGCCGAAGTGCGCGCTTTTCGTGCCATGGGAGCCGACGCGGTGGGCATGTCAACCGCCGCGGAGCTGTATGAGGCGATACGACTGGATATGCAGTGCCTTGGAATTTCGCTGATTACCAACAAGGCGACGGGTGTGAGCAAGGGCAAGCTGGATCACGGCGAAATCAAGGAGGCCGCCACCCTTCGCGAGAAGGAGTTTGTTGCCCTTGTGAGCGGCATCATCACCGACAGGGACAGTCCGCTGTACTGCTGAGCCGTTGCGCGTGCAGAATCAATCGGCAAAACCCGGATCATTATTATCCGGCCGTGGAGTCGGCTTTTCGGGCTGCCGCAGGATCAACCTCGAAGTAAAAACCATCACTTCGCTTTCGTCGCATAGCGTCTGAGGTATTCATCAAGCCGGATTTTTTTTCGGGCACTATCGCTGCTCATATACCGGATTTTTCCGAAAACAGGGCGTTCCGGTCCCCAGGCTCTGTCGAACCGGCCAACAATCCAGAAGATTCCGGAATAGCTGTTCGGATCCCGCCCGTCCAGCGCGTAGGTGTTATTCAGGTCGATGAGGTATTTCAGTGCGGTTTGCGGGTCGGGGGTCCATTCCAGTACCTTTTTGCCCCAGAGCATGCGCAGGTAATTATGAATCCTGCCTTCCTCCCTCAGCTGGGTTTGCGCGGCATTCCAGAGCGGGTCGTGTGTGGCGGATTTTGCCAGGTCGTCGTACGAGTAGCTGTGTTCCCTGGGATCTTTGGCGTGGTCCGAGAGAGTCTGCAGCGCCCAGTCGGGCAGTGAGTCGTAGCGGTCGTATCCGGGGGTTTGATCTGCAAAATGAAATCCGGTTTCCCGCCAGGTGATGACCTCATCCAGGTACGACTCCACGGCGGGGTGACCGCCGAAAAACCCGGAGCGTTTGCCTCCTGCGGGTCTGACCCGGTTGACATCCCACCCGTCCGGCTGTTTTGAAAACACCTTCTCGACAACCTCAAACGGAGAGATTTTGCCGGTGTGCAGCCAGGGGCTGAGGCGGCTTGTCCGTTCCTTGTCGGGGTGGTTTCGGTCATCATCATAGCTTTCAAGATCATTGGAGACAAAGTCGTTGAGGCGGGCCAGGGCGGCTTTTCGTGTCCCTTTCAGGTCGACCGGTGCAACCTGCCGATTCAGATCCGGCACCTGACGGATAAAAGCGGAGATGGCTTCATCCGTCTCCAGATGCATCGCCCCGGCTTCGCGCCTGTCGTGCAGGTCATCCGGCAGATCCGCCTTCCCGAAATGGTGCAGTTTCTGAAGCGGACTTTTCACGGGAGGATGGCGCCAGCACTCCAGAAACTTCTCCTGCATCAGTCTGCGGAATACAAATGCCGAATAGGGTGCTTTTCGGGAGAGTGCCATCGGGAGGATGCCGTTCGAGTCGACGGTAACAAACGGGATGTCCAGTTCTTTCTGAAGCCGCCGGTTCCGCTCCCGCATGATAAACACAGGGTATTCATCCGAGATCAGGATGGCGGCCCCGCTGCAAAGGTCGCGAAGCAACCGGTCATAGCTGCCTTTCTCTTTTTCAGGCCAGGGAATATAGGTGACTGATTCGGAATCGTGCAGCCGCTGCAGATGTTCGGCCATCCCCTGCAGGAGAAACGTGGTGGTCCGCGCGGTTGCCCAGGGGTAGTCAGCGGCCACGCCTTCCAGAATGACCAGGGGGCGTTTCAGCTTGTTGGCCCATGCCACAGCATACTCCAGCGCATAATTGTAATGCAGGCGGCGGTGGATCTGCATCCAGTAGAGTACGTATCCCTTCCCCGGCTCACAGTCGACCCGAACGCGTTTTCGGAGTGAGTTAATATTCTCCATATTCAGAAGTTTTCAATAGATTACGTTTGATTCGGGCTTGTCACGTTATCCCGGTTGCGCAATGCAAAGAGCCTGTGCGAGTCAAAAAGGATAACGGGGCAAAATCGTTCCAAACCCGGATGTGCGGGATTTTGAAACAAAATAAAAAAACAGAGCGTAAGCCGGGGTAAATGCAACTCGAATCTGATCAATCTTTTTAATTATGGCTACCATGAAACGACTTACCAAATCTACCTATGACTCCATTCTTCTCGGCGTTTGTGGCGGAATTGCCGAATATCTGGGCTGGGACGCCACGCTTGTCCGCATCATCTTTGTTGTGGCGGCCATACTGGGTGTGGGGTCATTTGTTCTGCTTTATCTGATATTGGCGATCATCATGCCAAGAGCGTAAATTGGTTCGTTAACCAATTTCATGCTTCATGCATCACGATCCCGGCGGTGCATGGAGCAGGCAGCCTGGTACTGTAACAGGTAATATACGCGGATGAAAATCGGCATCATCGGACCGGAACACATGGCTCTGACCTGGGAGGCGCACCTGAGGTCCATATCGGAGGTGCATCAGGCCATCATCGCCCCAAAAATCTCCCTGCTAAATGATGTGGATGCCTGCCTGATACTCAGTGACGAGCGTTCGGCTTCCACCGGCCCGGGTGACCTGGTGGAAG
The sequence above is drawn from the Balneolales bacterium ANBcel1 genome and encodes:
- a CDS encoding MBL fold metallo-hydrolase, translated to MITPLYQGTYSVGMDGKFIPISPDDKPKRGHLKLALNPFLIRDDSLTALIDAGIGSFGPGNQYEMMVDSLGRQGVEPEDIQHVYCSHLHTDHIGGLLHERFGTYELTFPNAAIWLSGREWKRFTERAEQKGHDDTVRWALYLETYGDLRFVEDTAPEPDSITMTTIGGHTEFHQAILFEGRDEKAMMLGDVLGRPVAVNRKFAAKYDFDGKQSQQIRDHYLQKALEEEYLILTYHSYNGAVIALKDFDQTKGYHIEHIPSDSTGNRRR
- a CDS encoding DUF5683 domain-containing protein, giving the protein MIRFGFNISAFVSAALMALSIIGLSAAGATGTVPGAPTSAIQPEQGAESGSLSIADLRSRPILPGPRHVSLRDSDNGWNSGFMASISNSPGYAFLASAALPGLGQAANRQWWKTAVFVTVEATAIGLYLHRRDRGRDGERYYESYGDEHWSVVKYAQYVVENHRHEHGTDFEDLLNEGVEYDPDLPWGGIEPAFDTDIDWAVIDREALNAAERRSLYANGRPFSHTVEPYGGQQYYELMSKYYQFGPGWRQWETGVHNIDEQRMPEDFLYHAQIGYDFNDDLNVARNMLTILLANHFIAAFDAYFTQQLRRARVQPTASMDYGVRPTIGFEYRF
- a CDS encoding PspC domain-containing protein, coding for MATMKRLTKSTYDSILLGVCGGIAEYLGWDATLVRIIFVVAAILGVGSFVLLYLILAIIMPRA
- a CDS encoding PASTA domain-containing protein codes for the protein MKKALSFIFHFFTDRKLYYLLGGLILFGGISLIAMDRYIMPAYTNYQDGITVPDVSRMPLEQAALMLEERGLRHELAAKRSNEAFPPDFVIDQTPAAGMIVKPNRKVYITVNATSTPTVVVPEVENLSLRNATIQLENSGLQVGNITYESSRFRNSVLRQSIPSGRRVDQNTTVDIVVGDGLGTAMVSIPDISNMHLTEAQNVLREAGLRVGSIHFEPTAAVQPNTVLRYDPDDQPAVYEGTAIDLVVSVSPGEEEEEETGPIIIEDSAPDTTGDPDSSDGRE
- the rpe gene encoding ribulose-phosphate 3-epimerase, encoding MLRSSPPIIAPSLLAANFRNLENDIKQAENGGADWIHCDVMDGHFVPNISFGPMIVEAARACTNAFLDVHLMIEDPERYIPAFARAGAGLITVHIEACTHLHHTLELIREHGCYAGVAINPGTALTTLRAVIEDVDLVLLMTVDPGFGGQRFIEISYDRLRSLHLIREELKTKFLIQVDGGVNSKNAGDIAAAGADVLVAGSSIFNSDDISGRVVSLRNDAASGYRSDIV
- a CDS encoding purine-nucleoside phosphorylase translates to MSTSHQIPPETAADEIAQILRKKGIGIPDASVILGSGLGNFTQVLDDAVVVPYKQIPGFPATSVAGHDGALHFGRIGDRNVLVWSGRFHFYEGHPFERTILPVQVAHALGCRSLIVTNAAGGINDRFQVGDLMLIDDIITLMVSVSPWRNKLYKRYSNDGTVESVIRMAARAGIPVTRGCYLFAKGPTYETKAEVRAFRAMGADAVGMSTAAELYEAIRLDMQCLGISLITNKATGVSKGKLDHGEIKEAATLREKEFVALVSGIITDRDSPLYC
- a CDS encoding PhoH family protein, with the protein product MDPVVVLGLQDRLLNQIDEAFGESRLTVRGNEIKVSGPPEQFEAIEAVIKELIRLARRNGAVTENDLSTLLALQKSDRMLRKTTISPEETLLYTTTGTPVTARTANQKEIVKACNKDDIVFAIGPAGTGKTYTSVALAVRALKERQVKKIVLVRPAVEAGESLGFLPGNLKDKIDPYLRPLYDALEEMLDYDKLEMNLTKNIIEIAPLAYMRGRTLNNAFVILDEAQNATQTQMKMFLTRLGINSKAIITGDLTQTDLPKSQHSGLRTIQHILESIKGISFVYLDQTDVVRHKLIRDIIKAYERYEDREAGVSDPSSHHTAASDLPKPDAS